The Streptomyces sp. NBC_01244 genome contains a region encoding:
- the recA gene encoding recombinase RecA has product MAGNDREKALEAALAQIERQFGKGAVMRLGDKPNDPIEVIPTGSTALDIALGVGGLPRGRVIEVYGPESSGKTTLTLHAVANAQKAGGTVAFVDAEHALDPEYAKALGVDTDNLILSQPDTGEQALEIVDMLVRSGALDLIVIDSVAALVPRAEIEGEMGDSHVGLQARLMSQALRKITGALSQSKTTAIFINQLREKIGVMFGSPETTTGGRALKFYASVRLDIRRIETLKDGTDAVGNRTRVKVVKNKVAPPFKQAEFDILYGHGISREGGLIDMGVEHGFVRKAGAWYTYEGDQLGQGKENARKFLCDNPALSDEIERKIKEKLGVGIRKDAAATAAATAEAGADASAETAAVPAPATKAKTAVKAAVAKS; this is encoded by the coding sequence GCGACAAGCCGAACGACCCCATCGAGGTCATCCCCACCGGATCGACCGCGCTCGACATCGCGCTCGGCGTCGGTGGACTGCCGCGCGGCCGTGTGATCGAGGTCTACGGGCCGGAGTCCTCCGGTAAGACGACCCTGACCCTGCATGCCGTGGCCAACGCGCAGAAGGCCGGCGGCACCGTGGCCTTCGTGGACGCCGAGCACGCGCTCGACCCCGAGTACGCCAAGGCCCTCGGCGTCGACACGGACAACCTCATCCTGTCCCAGCCGGACACCGGTGAGCAGGCGCTGGAGATCGTGGACATGCTGGTCCGCTCCGGTGCGCTGGACCTCATCGTCATCGACTCCGTCGCGGCCCTCGTGCCCCGCGCGGAGATCGAGGGCGAGATGGGCGACTCGCACGTGGGTCTCCAGGCCCGTCTGATGAGCCAGGCCCTCCGGAAGATCACCGGTGCGCTCAGCCAGTCCAAGACCACCGCGATCTTCATCAACCAGCTCCGCGAGAAGATCGGTGTGATGTTCGGCTCGCCGGAGACCACCACCGGTGGCCGCGCGCTGAAGTTCTACGCCTCCGTGCGCCTCGACATCCGGCGCATCGAGACCCTCAAGGACGGCACGGACGCGGTCGGCAACCGCACCCGCGTCAAGGTCGTCAAGAACAAGGTCGCGCCGCCCTTCAAGCAGGCCGAGTTCGACATCCTCTACGGCCACGGCATCAGCCGCGAGGGCGGCCTGATCGACATGGGCGTGGAGCACGGCTTCGTCCGCAAGGCCGGCGCCTGGTACACGTACGAGGGCGACCAGCTCGGCCAGGGCAAGGAGAACGCGCGGAAGTTCCTCTGCGACAACCCCGCCCTCTCCGACGAGATCGAGCGGAAGATCAAGGAGAAGCTGGGCGTCGGCATCCGCAAGGACGCCGCTGCGACCGCCGCCGCCACGGCCGAGGCCGGCGCTGACGCGTCCGCCGAGACCGCCGCGGTGCCCGCGCCCGCGACGAAGGCCAAGACCGCGGTCAAGGCCGCCGTCGCCAAGAGCTGA